TTAAATATGATACATGTATTCAATGGATTAGTGAGACCATGGTTAAGACAATCACAATTTCTGATGATGTTTACAATGACCTCTTACGAATAAAGGGCAAGAAATCATTTAGTGAACTTCTTAGGGAACTCTTGAGGGAGAAAAAAGGGAATTTAGTGGTTCTTAAACACATTTACGGTATCTTAAATGAGGAAGAATATCGCGAAACCAGGAAAAGGCTAAAAGAGCTAGAAGGAGAGTTTGAGAAATCGGAGCAGTTCTTGACACAAGTGTGATAATCGAAATAGCTCGTGGGAACAGAGAAATTCTTGAAAAAGCCTTGGGCCTTGATAACATCTCTTCAATCACAAAGTTTGAGATACTTACTGGCTAAATTCACTTATAGAGCTCCCCTCTGATAGGAGATCTGCGGGAATAGCAACCTACCTTTACAAAAAACTCAAAGACTCTCTTTATTGGAGCCAC
The window above is part of the Pyrococcus sp. NA2 genome. Proteins encoded here:
- a CDS encoding antitoxin VapB family protein: MVKTITISDDVYNDLLRIKGKKSFSELLRELLREKKGNLVVLKHIYGILNEEEYRETRKRLKELEGEFEKSEQFLTQV